A window of the Macrobrachium rosenbergii isolate ZJJX-2024 chromosome 13, ASM4041242v1, whole genome shotgun sequence genome harbors these coding sequences:
- the LOC136844764 gene encoding micronuclear linker histone polyprotein-like — translation MRLARGDLFVRLAGQRFQEKTSKNRASKNSACKNRDSKNGASKNGASENRTSKNRTFKNKTSKTELLRIELPNTEITRKELPITEFPRTELEDQRFQKNGACKNRDSEYRIFKNRASENGAFKNKTSTALARTEHERTGIPRTIFKNRASSNRDSKNTTSEKTFETKTSKDRASKKRTCKHRDSKNRASNNRTSENRASNNRTSKNRVCKTRDSKNGDCKNRAFKNRTSKKEAFKSRDSKNRTSKKRSM, via the exons ATGCGCCTGGCGCGCGGAGATCTCTTCGTGAGATTAGCGGGCCAG AGATTCCAAGAGAAAACTTCCAAGAACAGAGCTTCCAAGAACAGTGCTTGCAAGAACAGAGATTCCAAGAACGGAGCTTCGAAGAACGGAGCTTCCGAGAACAGAACTTCCAAGAACAGAACTTTCAAGAATAAAACTTCCAAAACAGAGCTTCTAAGAATAGAACTTCCAAACACAGAGATTACAAGAAAAGAGCTTCCAATAACAGAATTTCCAAGAACAGAGCTTGAAGACCAGAGATTCCAAAAGAACGGAGCTTGCAAGAACAGAGATTCCGAGTACAGGATTTTCAAGAACAGAGCTTCCGAGAACGGAGCTTTCAAGAACAAAACTTCCACAGCGCTTGCAAGAACAGAGCATGAAAGAACAGGGATTCCAAGAACAATTTTCAAGAACAGAGCTTCCAGTAACAGAGATTCCAAGAACACAACTTCCGAGAAAACTTTCGAGACCAAAACTTCCAAAGACAGAGCTTCCAAGAAAAGAACTTGCAAACACAGAGATTCCAAGAACAGAGCTTCCAATAACAGAACTTCCGAGAACAGAGCTTCCAATAACAGAACTTCCAAGAACAGAGTTTGCAAGACCAGAGATTCCAAGAATGGAGATTGCAAGAACAGGGCTTTCAAGAACAGAACTTCCAAGAAGGAAGCCTTCAAGAGCAGAGATTCCAAGAACAGGACTTCCAAGAAAAGGAGCATGTGA